In Pan troglodytes isolate AG18354 chromosome 5, NHGRI_mPanTro3-v2.0_pri, whole genome shotgun sequence, the sequence GTGATGAGATTTTCCACGTGGATATGGCAAAGAAGGAGACGGTCTGGCGGCTTGAAGAATTTGGACGATTTGCCAGCTTTGAGGCTCAAGGTGCATTGGCCAACATAGCTGTGGACAAAGCCAACCTGGAAATCATgacaaagcgctccaactatacTCCGATCACCAATGGTACCTCCCTCTCTGCTGCACTCCTGGACATGGGAATCCATAGTTTGAAAGTAGTTGCTTCAGCTCTTTGTGTTAGATTATTGTAACTGATTTTCCCTCCAAGGGCCTAACCTTGCCATTAACAAGCCCCAAATTCTCATGCCAGAGGTCTGAGAACTTTATGGGTTTGATCCTATCTTGTTGTGCTCAAGTCTTGTCTCTGTCATCCATGGTCTCCTACGAAGTCATTGCCCTAAGTTCATgctgggggagccagaagggaagtCCTTGGATATCTTATACCTCAATATTGGCTCAATTTCTTGGGGAGGGGGTGCTGTCAGAGATTGTTATCTGAGGATGTGACATAGATTTCTCAGGGCACAATTTCAACTACTTTTTCAGCTTTAGGGTTTTTAGATAGGTTTGTACCACAATTGAGCATGGGAGGGAAAGGGGTGAGCCTAAGCAGTGATGGCTGATTTCTGTCATGTCTGTCATGTGTCCCCCAGTACCTCCAGAGGTAACTGTGCTCACAAACAGCCCTGTGGAACTGAGAGAGCCCAACATCCTCATCTGTTTCATCGACAAGTTCACCCCACCAGTGGTCAATGTCACGTGGCTTCGAAATGGAAAACCTGTCACCACAGGAGTGTCAGAGACAGTCTTCCTGCCCAGGGAAGACCACCTTTTCCGCAAGTTCCACTATCTCCCCTTCCTGCCCTCAACTGAGGACGTTTATGACTGCAGGGTGGAACACTGGGGCTTGGATGAGCCTCTTCTCAAGCACTGGGGTATGGACCATCACTCAATCTCCTTTATTTCAAGGTTTCCTCCTATGATGCTTGTGTGAAACTCGGTGTTCTAACTGTTTCATAATATCTGCTACAATTAATATAACTGTCTTCTCCTATTACCCAGCTTCCTCCTCTTTTTAATCTTTAGTTCTCTCAGTACATcattctgtcttcctcttctttaaTCTATGAATAACTTTTCTCTTTATTAAGTACCCTACACTTGATTCTGAGTGTTACTTCTTCCCACACTCATTACCATGTATTCTGCCTTATTTCCCCCCAGAGTTTGATGCTCCAAGCCCTCTCCCAGAGACTACAGAGAACGTGGTGTGTGCCCTGGGCCTGACTGTGGGTCTGGTGGGCATCATCATTGGGACCATCTTCATCATCAAGGGTGTGCGCAAAAGCAATGCAGCAGAACGCAGGGGGCCTCTGTGAGGCACACGGAGGTGAGTTAGGCGCAGTCAGAGGAAGACATATATGGAGATATCTGAGGGAGGAAAACAGGGTGGGGAAAGGAAATGTAATGCATTTAAGAGACATGGTAGGAACAGATGTGGCTCTTGATTTCTCTTTGCTAGAACGAATCAGACATTGGTATCATCTGGTATCCCAAAGCTTCAGGGTCTGTCATCCCTTTCCATAGACGGGCACCTCGATCATGGCTCCAGTCTTAGAAATCATCTCCAGTACCTAAAACCATTGTTTCACATTAGAATACTGAGTCTAGGGATCTAGAAAATACATTAGAATATGGAGTCTAGGGATCTAGAAAATACTGAGTCTAGGGATCTAGAAAAATAAGCCTCAAGATTTGGGCACATCCTAGCTTGTATTTTCTGGGGCAGGTCATCAGTTCAGAAGCATTTCCAGATCCTGGCTCCTTTCAGGTTAGGGTCAATTCATTGCATGAAATGGGAATCTCTTAGAGGCCAATGCCTGCTTCTGCTCCTTTAGTTTCAAATGTAGtatcagaaactttaaaaaaaggtaaagcaTGGTTGCTTATTATGTTCAGTTGGAGAGTGGGGTATACAGTTAGTTCATGTTGGAAAGGTTAGATGAACATTGAATTTTGCAAAGTCAAAGGattaagagaaaagaggaaggaatctGAAGCAAGGGGCTCAAAACTGATCTTAAATTCCTTAGTAACTATGTGTGTCTTGCTGTAGGTGATGGTGTTTTTTAGAGAGAAGATCACTGAAGAAACTTCTGCTTCAATGGCTTTACAAAGCTGGCAATATTCCAATCCTTGACCTCAGTGAAAGCAGTAATCTTCAGCATTTTCCAGCCCTATAGCCACCCCAAGTGTGGTTATGCCTCCTCGATTGCTCCGTACTCTAACATCTAGCTGGCTTCCCTGTCTATTGCCTTTTCCTGTATCTGTTTTCCTCTATTTCCCATCATTTTATTATCACCACGCAACGCCTCTGGAATAAAACATACAGGAGTCTGTCTCTGCTATGGAATGCCCCATGGGGGCATCTCTTGTGTACTTATTAAGATTTCCTCAAACTGTGATTTTTCTGAACACAGTAAACTATTTTGATGATCTTGGGTGGAATTTTTGGTGTTTAAGCCAGTTCTTTGGGTGGCGGTGTAGGGTGGGGAGTTGGTCCTGGGGAATATATGTGATCCTTTCCTGGTAAAATATCTGAATGTTGAATTTATCTTATAAATTCTAGAATTCATCAGACATATCCCAGTTCATTTGGGCTTGGTCTCATTTTGTGCATCTGCAGGCAACCCTCTTGTTGTGGTCTAGTCCTCATCAGGAAAAACCTAAAGTGGGGTTGGTTTGTTGGGAGATCTCTACTGAGCAATGATAAAACTGTATCTTTAGTACAGTGAATCTGAAACCCCAAGGTATGGATCTCAGAATGCATGGGATGGAGGGGAGCAGATGGGGTTAGAGTGGGGAGAAGGAAGACAGAAGAATCCATAAACATTGCAGGATTTACATATCAACATCGTTCATTCCAGATTTAATGAGCAAAGAGATTGGACAGTGAAGACTGGCCTTGCCCATTCTGTTAGACATAGTCTCAGATGCCTATTTTATTACCGAGAGAGTAGTCTGACTGATTCTTGAAACCACCTTATATTTGAAGATGTGTCTTTGAGTGGAAAAGCTGAGTGAAATTTGGGGTTGAGGAGAAAGATATGACATTAAGATGagaggaaagaatatttgaaacacAATGAACTGTTGTTGCTCATTTGTCTATAAAACTATGACttgatatttatttctaaaatagtttCCAGAACCCGCCATAAACCACAAAGATAAACTATTCATGATAGTGTGGTAGACTGCAAATAAATGCTGTTGAAATGAGTTAGGCTTGGGTTTCATCTTGGCTGTATCATTTACTAGGCATGTTTTCACTGGTATCTTACTTAACTTAGCCTCACATTACTCATGAAAATACTGGTGTTAATTTTTACTACATTGAATTAATAtcagaattaaaaggaaaacgCAAGCAAAGGAATTAGATACATGCTTAGTGAtaataaaatattgcaaaaaaTTATACGTTCTGTTGTTTTTCTCAAAATTTCTATAGCCTGATGATAAAAAATCTAAGAGAAGCTAAACAAAACAAGGATAAACCAAAGCATCATGACCTTCTAAGCCTTACTAATAAATAAGAAGtttctcggccaggcgcggtggctcacgcctgtaatcccagcactttgggaggccgaggtgggtggatcacaaggtcaggagatcaagaccatcctggccaacatggtgaaaccccatctctactaaaaatacaaaaattagccgggtgtggtgataggcgcctgtaatcccagctactcaggaggttgaggcaggagaatagcttgaatccgggaggcagaggttgcagtgagccgagatcgcaccactgtgctcctgcctggcaacagactgagactctgtcacaaaaaaaaaaaaaaaaaaaaaaaaagtttctctacTGTTGGTTCAGAGAATCAAAGAAGAATTTTGAGACTACTGAAGGTAGAATAGGTACGAGAGTCTTTCTTACATGACTacaaactttattataaaataaatagcttAACACAGAGAATACACTACAACTTAGATAAGTATGGATTAAGAAAGCAAAAAGTAAACCCGTATGCTACCATGTAAGAAAATCATTTttggatgggcacggtggctcacgcctgtaatcccagcactttgggaggttgaggcgggcagatcacgaggtcaggagattgagaccatcctggctaacacggtgaaaccccgtctctactaaaaatacaaaaaattagccggatgtggtgaagggcgcctgtagtcccagctactcgagaggctgaggcaggagaatggagtgaacccgagaggcagagcttgcagtgagccgagatcgcaccactgcactccagcctgggagacagagcgggactccgtctcaaaaaaaaaaaaaaaaaaaaggaaaaccattttaatagacttttatttttagagctgTTTTAAGTTAACAGAAAAATTGCAGAAAATGTATAGAGAGCTCCCCCATCCCCAGTTTCTACAATGCTTAACATCCTGTATTAATGTGGAACacttgttacaactgatgaaccaatactgttaattattattaactaaagttcatagTTATACAAGGGTTCACTCTGTATTACACAGTTATATGGGTTCTGACAAATACATAATATcatatatccaccattacagGATCATACAAAATAGCTTCACTGATCTAAAAATGCCCCAGGCTCCATCTACtcatccttccctcctccctctgaaCCACTGGCATTCTCTGAGCTATTTACtattattttgccttttccagaatgtcacatgcTTGTAATCATACAGTATAGAGCTTTTTCagatgagatttttttgtttagCCATATGCATACAGGTTTCCTGCATATATTATCATAGCTTGatagcttatttttctttaatgttaaaTAATACTCCATTGCATAAATGTACTATGGTTTATTTACCCATTagtctactgaaggacatcttggttgcttctaatttttggcaattatgaataaagctgctataaacatccatgaaCAGATGTTTGTGCAGACATAAGTTTTCCATTTTGGATAAATACATagaagtgcaattgctggatcatatggtaagagtatgtttagctttgtaagaaacaaCTAGAATatcttccaaaatggctgtatcattttgcattcctaccagcaatgaatgagagtccCTGTTGTtctatatccttgccagcatttggtattcTGGGGTTTGGGATATCAACAAGAaagccattttaatattttttattttaaaataattatagattcatggGAAATTGCAAAGACAGTATAGAGACATTCTGCATACGCCTTCACCCAGTTTCtccaaatgtttatattttaagtaattatagCATAGTAGCAAAACCAAGAAAATACCTTGATACAATGTGTATGTATAGTTTTATGCATATGTCTTATCACATTTGTAgattcatgtaaccaccaccacaatgaaGCACAGAGCTATTCCATATCACAGAGATCTTCGTCATGCTTCCCTTTATAGCCAAATTCCCCCCACACAATCACCTTAACAACTTAAAACCACTAATTTCTTTGCTATTAATCTCTAGAATAGTGTCATTTTGAAAATACTAGTTAAATAGAATCACGCAGTATGTGACTGgtgtttttcacttagcataatacccATGAGATCCATCCAAGCTGCTGCATATAtcgacaatctttttttttttattgctaagtagtattccatggtctaaATGCAGCACAGTTTGCTTAACTATTTgcctattgaaggacattttggCTGTTTCTAGTTTGGGGTCACTATAAATAAGGCTGTTTTGAACATGTGTTTAAGGTTTTTCTATGAGCATGAGTTCatgagttttcatttctctggtatAAATGTCTGGGATATAATTCATGGGCATATGGAAATATATGTTTAGTTTttcaagaaactgccaaacttagCCAAGTAtgatggcttatacctgtaatcccagcactttgggaggccaaggaggaaggataaattgaggccaggaatttgaggccagccccagcgtctacactttttttttttttttgagacagagtctcgctctgttgccagactggagtgcagtgatgcgatctcggctcactgcaacctccgcctcccaggttcaagcaattcttctgcctcagcctctcgagtagctgagactacaggtgcacaccaccacgcccaattaatttttgtatttttagtagagacagggtttcaccatgttggccaggatggtcttgacctcatgacctcgtgatccgcttgccttggcctcccaaagtgctgagattacaggcatgagccaccgtgcccggccaaatgttttgttttgtttttgttttttgttttttgtcaggtGGATCAGGTGGCATGcccctatagtcacagctacttgggaggctgaggtgggaggattgcttgagcccaggaattcgaggctgcagtgagccactgcacttcagcctatctgacagagcaagatcctgtctccaaaaggaaggaagggagggaagaaggaaggaaggaaggaaggaaggaaggaaggaaggaaggaaggaaggaaggagaaaaaagaagggagggagggaggaaggaagggagggagggaggaaaaaagaaaggaaagaagaaaggaagttaaaaagaagggagggaggaaggaagaaaggaaagatggaagaaaggaaggaagggagggaggagaaagagaaagaaaaagaaggaaggaagaagggaaggagggagggaagggaggaagggagggagggtgaaaggaaggaaggaaagaaggaaggaaggagaaagaaaaggaagagagaaagagaaagaaaaaagaaagaagaaagaaagaagaaagagagaaagaaaggaaagaaggaaggaaagaaaagaaagaaagaaaaagaaaaaggaaggaaggaaagaaggaaggaaggaagaaagaaaaagaaagaaagaaggaaggaaagaaagaaagagaaagaaagaaaccgaTAAACTATTCTCTAATTGCTTTGTGGGAGTATGGCCACTTTCATcatattgatttttcctttctttttttgagatagagtctggctctgtcgcccaggctggagtgcgatggcgtgatttcggctcactgaaacctctgcctcctgggttcaggtgattctcctgcctcagcctccctagtagctgggattacaggtgcacaccatcacgcctggataatttttttgtatttttactagagatggggtttcaccatgttggccaggttggtctcaaattcctgacctcaggtgattcgcctgccttgggctccggaagtgctaggattacagatgtgagccaccacgcccagacaatattgattcttccttttccatgaacatgatattttttccatttatttgtgtcatctctgagttctttgagcagtggtttgcagttttccttgtagagatctttctcctccctggttagctgtattcctaggtatttcgtgtgtgtgtggcaatcgtgaatgggattacgttcctgatttggctctcagcttgactgttgtggtgtataggaatgttagtAATTTTTCCACATTAATTTTGAATgccaagactttgctgaagttgttcatTAGCTTaaagagcttttgggctgagactatggggttttcttgaTATaggatcatgccatctgcaaataggCATAGTTcaatttcctctcttcctgtttggatgcctttaattctttttcttgcgTGTTGCCCTGGCcaagacttccaatactatgttggataggagtagtgagagagggtatccttgtcttgcgctggttttcaaggggaatgcttctagctttttcCCATTTAGTATGGTATTAGCTGTGGGGTTGTCACAgaaggctcttattattttaagttatGTTCACTTACTATtcagtttattaagagtttttaacatgaagggatattgaattttatcaaaaaccATTCCTCCATCTATTGAGCTAATCATGTGGCTTCTGTCTTTAGTACTGCTTATGTAATgaatcaaatttattgatttgcatatgttgaactaaccttgcatCACCAAGATAAAGCATACTTGATCATTGTAGATTAGCTTTTtaatgtactgctggattcggtttgccagtattttgtggaggatttttgcatcaatcttCATCAATAATAtttgcctgaagttttcttttgtgtgtgtgtctgccaggttttggtgctGATCctgatgatgctggcctcatagaatgagttagagaggtatccctcttcctcaattttttggaataattataacaggaatggtaccagctcttctttgtacatcaggcagaattcagctgtgaattatTCTAGtcctagggtttttttttgtttggtagtctacttattactgatttaatttctgaGATCATTATCAGTCTATTCAGGGattgaatttcttcctggttctgtct encodes:
- the PATR-DRA gene encoding major histocompatibility complex, class II, DR alpha precursor (The RefSeq protein has 1 substitution compared to this genomic sequence), with product MAVSGVPVLGFFIIAVLMSAQESWAIKEEHVIIQAEFYLNPDQSGEFMFDFDGDEIFHVDMAKKETVWRLEEFGRFASFEAQGALANIAVDKANLEIMTKRSNYTPITNVPPEVTVLTNSPVELREPNILICFIDKFTPPVVNVTWLRNGKPVTTGVSETVFLPREDHLFRKFHYLPFLPSTEDVYDCRVEHWGLDEPLLKHWEFDAPSPLPETTENVVCALGLTVGLVGIIIGTIFIIKGVRKSNAAERRGPL